Proteins co-encoded in one Stenotrophomonas maltophilia genomic window:
- a CDS encoding GntR family transcriptional regulator: protein MAIAPAPRSPKKRAPLYEEVAEHVRERIYDYRLPPGEWIDEPALCEELGISRTPLREALKLLAAEGLVQIDAGRGARVTRLTLEDLNQLFPVMAMLEGRCAHEAVRHIDDAGVQQLENLHAAMETAAAQGNIAEYYRNNYLIHETVQHYAGNPWLIRITHDLHRILKMHRGRQLLTPGRTAQSLAEHRELMECFRRRDAQAAGNTMERHLLSQGQALAAYVAAGGLLNVPAPLPTEGGG, encoded by the coding sequence ATGGCCATTGCCCCTGCCCCGCGGTCACCGAAGAAGCGCGCGCCTCTGTACGAAGAGGTGGCCGAGCATGTGCGCGAGCGCATCTACGATTACCGGCTGCCGCCGGGCGAGTGGATCGACGAACCCGCGCTGTGCGAAGAACTGGGCATCAGCCGCACCCCGCTGCGCGAGGCATTGAAGCTGCTGGCCGCCGAAGGGCTGGTGCAGATCGATGCGGGTCGTGGCGCGCGGGTCACCCGGCTCACCCTGGAAGACCTCAACCAGCTGTTCCCGGTGATGGCGATGCTGGAAGGCCGCTGCGCGCATGAGGCGGTCAGGCATATCGACGATGCCGGCGTGCAGCAGCTGGAAAACCTGCACGCGGCGATGGAGACGGCCGCCGCCCAGGGCAACATCGCCGAGTACTACCGCAACAACTACCTCATCCACGAGACCGTGCAGCACTACGCCGGCAATCCGTGGCTGATCCGCATCACCCACGACCTGCACCGCATCCTGAAGATGCACCGTGGCCGCCAGCTGCTGACCCCGGGGCGCACCGCTCAGTCGCTGGCCGAACACCGCGAGCTGATGGAGTGCTTCCGCCGCCGCGACGCGCAGGCGGCAGGCAATACCATGGAACGCCACCTGCTCAGCCAGGGCCAGGCGCTGGCCGCCTATGTGGCCGCCGGCGGCCTGTTGAACGTGCCGGCGCCGCTACCCACCGAAGGCGGCGGCTGA
- a CDS encoding TerC family protein, which translates to MEWLADPSIWMGLATLVVLEIVLGIDNLVFIAILADKLPPHQRDRARVIGLALALLMRLVLLAALAWIMKLTEPLLTLFDHSFSGRDLILLGGGLFLLFKGTMELHERLEGREHHEDGKKVYASFAMVVAQIVVLDAVFSLDSVITAVGMVDNLGVMYAAVTIAMALMLVASKPLTRFVNKHPTVVVLCLGFLLMIGFSLVAEGLGYKIPKGYLYAAIAFSILVEAFNQWVRFNRERNERRQPFRQRTADAVLRMLGARPANGHDDAGEESHEDAEERLQPAEHEMIRSVLGLADRPVSSVMTVRADVQWIDLARGQDDVVARLVASPHTRLLVGDGDLDSLRGVVQSRDLLADLLQGRPLQLEGNLREPQYVLSSASALQALELIRQHPVPLAVAVDEYGSVEGLVTANDLLAAIAGDLVDTQDERYGVVAQGEQQWEADGALTLDDLQRLTGVSLPRSADYMTISGLVLEQLGRLPDMGDAVEIADVRITVLAMEKRRIARLRVERLAHS; encoded by the coding sequence ATGGAATGGTTGGCTGACCCCTCGATCTGGATGGGCCTTGCAACCCTGGTCGTGCTGGAGATCGTGCTCGGCATCGACAACCTGGTGTTCATCGCGATCCTGGCCGACAAGCTGCCGCCGCACCAGCGCGACCGCGCGCGGGTAATCGGCCTGGCACTGGCGTTGCTGATGCGGCTGGTGCTGCTGGCCGCGCTGGCCTGGATCATGAAGCTGACCGAACCGCTGCTCACGCTGTTCGACCACAGTTTCTCCGGGCGTGACCTGATCCTGCTGGGCGGCGGCCTGTTCCTGCTGTTCAAGGGCACGATGGAGCTGCACGAACGGCTGGAAGGCCGCGAGCACCATGAAGACGGCAAGAAGGTCTATGCCAGTTTTGCGATGGTGGTGGCGCAGATCGTCGTGCTCGATGCGGTGTTCTCGCTGGACTCGGTGATCACCGCGGTCGGCATGGTCGACAACCTGGGCGTGATGTACGCCGCAGTGACCATCGCGATGGCACTGATGCTGGTGGCCAGCAAGCCGCTGACCCGCTTCGTCAACAAGCATCCTACGGTGGTGGTGCTGTGCCTGGGCTTCCTGCTGATGATCGGTTTCAGCCTGGTGGCCGAGGGCCTGGGCTACAAGATCCCGAAGGGCTATCTGTATGCGGCCATCGCCTTCTCGATCCTGGTCGAGGCGTTCAACCAGTGGGTGCGCTTCAACCGCGAGCGCAACGAGCGCCGCCAGCCGTTCCGCCAGCGCACCGCCGATGCGGTGCTGAGGATGCTCGGCGCGCGCCCGGCCAATGGCCACGACGATGCCGGCGAGGAGTCGCATGAGGATGCCGAAGAGCGCCTGCAGCCGGCCGAGCACGAGATGATCCGCAGCGTGCTGGGCCTGGCCGACCGGCCGGTATCGAGCGTGATGACCGTGCGCGCTGACGTGCAGTGGATCGACCTGGCGCGTGGCCAGGACGATGTGGTTGCACGCCTGGTGGCCTCGCCGCATACCCGCCTGCTGGTGGGTGATGGCGATCTGGACAGCCTGCGTGGCGTGGTGCAGAGCCGCGATCTGCTGGCCGACCTGCTGCAGGGCAGGCCGCTGCAGCTGGAAGGCAATCTGCGCGAACCGCAGTATGTGTTGTCCAGTGCCAGCGCGCTGCAGGCCCTGGAACTGATCCGCCAGCACCCGGTGCCGCTGGCGGTGGCGGTGGACGAGTACGGCAGCGTGGAAGGCCTGGTCACCGCCAACGACCTCCTGGCCGCCATTGCCGGTGACCTGGTTGACACCCAGGACGAGCGCTATGGCGTGGTCGCGCAGGGCGAGCAGCAGTGGGAAGCCGACGGTGCGTTGACCCTGGACGACCTGCAACGGCTGACCGGTGTGTCGTTGCCGCGCAGTGCCGACTACATGACCATCTCCGGGCTGGTGCTGGAGCAGCTGGGCCGCCTGCCGGACATGGGTGACGCGGTGGAGATCGCCGACGTGCGCATCACCGTACTGGCGATGGAGAAGCGCCGCATCGCCCGCCTGCGGGTGGAACGCCTGGCGCATTCGTAG
- the mdcH gene encoding malonate decarboxylase subunit epsilon, with amino-acid sequence MSLALLCPGQGAQHAAMFERVRDLPAARDVLEIASAALGRDVFAAAAGESRFDNALAQPLLCAATLAHWRGLREALPAPVLVAGYSIGELAAHAVAGTFNADTCLALAARRAQLMDATGPADAGLQAVLGLDRSALHALCDAHGTFVAIANGHDHFIVGGAQASLHALADAARAQGAEVRVLPVHVPAHTPLLAAAVAPFAAALDAAPLQAPRLPLLAGIDARPVRDRAATVHTLSAQLAQTIEWAQVMRQAFERGARVFLQLGPGNALARMVALSYPCCEMRAVEEFQSLEGAAAWARSALERLR; translated from the coding sequence ATGAGCCTGGCTCTGCTCTGTCCCGGGCAAGGCGCGCAGCATGCGGCGATGTTCGAGCGCGTGCGCGATCTGCCTGCCGCGCGCGACGTACTGGAGATTGCCAGCGCAGCGCTTGGACGCGACGTGTTCGCGGCGGCCGCTGGTGAATCGCGCTTCGACAATGCGCTGGCGCAGCCATTGCTGTGTGCGGCCACCCTCGCGCACTGGCGGGGACTACGCGAAGCGCTGCCTGCGCCGGTGCTGGTGGCCGGCTACAGCATCGGTGAACTGGCCGCGCATGCCGTCGCCGGCACCTTCAATGCGGACACCTGCCTGGCGCTGGCCGCCCGGCGCGCGCAGCTGATGGACGCCACCGGCCCCGCCGATGCCGGACTGCAGGCGGTGCTCGGGCTGGATCGCAGTGCACTGCACGCGCTCTGCGATGCGCACGGCACCTTCGTGGCGATTGCCAATGGCCATGATCATTTCATCGTTGGCGGTGCGCAGGCGTCCCTGCACGCACTGGCCGACGCGGCACGCGCACAGGGCGCCGAAGTCCGCGTGCTGCCGGTGCATGTTCCCGCACACACACCGCTGCTGGCGGCGGCGGTCGCACCATTTGCCGCCGCACTCGATGCTGCCCCGCTGCAGGCCCCGCGCCTGCCGCTGCTGGCCGGTATCGATGCACGCCCCGTGCGTGATCGTGCGGCGACCGTGCACACCCTGTCAGCACAGTTGGCGCAGACCATCGAATGGGCGCAGGTGATGCGCCAGGCCTTCGAGCGCGGCGCGCGGGTGTTCCTGCAGCTGGGCCCGGGCAATGCACTGGCGCGCATGGTCGCGCTGTCCTATCCGTGCTGCGAGATGCGCGCGGTGGAAGAGTTCCAGAGCCTGGAAGGCGCCGCGGCATGGGCCCGCAGCGCGCTGGAGCGGCTGCGGTAA
- a CDS encoding SLC13 family permease: MSPQLATIIGLVVMFIVATALPINMGAVAFALAFIIGGVWVGMDGKEVLAGFPGDLFLTLVGITYLFAIAQKNGTTDLLVHWAVRAVRGHIVAIPWVMFVVTAVLTAFGALGPAAVAIIGPVALRFAKQYNINPLMMGLLVIHGAQAGGFSPISVYGSITNGVVQKAGLEVTEMAVFLTSLGFNFMMAIICFVAFGGIALLRRGSITLAGTVGNAGLAMAGGPQASSRQFAIEGHGALVAAGGGTLSNDPEALEAVGFTRERLFTLIGLLGLGVAALIYNLNVGLVSITVAVALALLSPQSQKGAVDGISWSTVLLICGVVTYIGVLEHAGAVDFIGHGVSSIGIPLLGALLVCYVGGIVSAFASSAAVLGATIPLAVPFLMQGHLGAAGVICALAVSSTIVDVSPFSTNGALVVASAAKEERETLFRRFLVYSGLVVAFGPLLAWLVFVVPGWM, translated from the coding sequence ATGAGTCCACAACTCGCAACGATCATCGGTCTGGTGGTCATGTTCATCGTCGCCACCGCTCTGCCGATCAACATGGGTGCGGTGGCATTCGCTCTGGCGTTCATCATCGGCGGTGTCTGGGTCGGCATGGACGGCAAGGAGGTGCTGGCCGGGTTCCCGGGCGACCTGTTCCTGACCCTGGTCGGCATCACCTACCTGTTCGCCATCGCGCAGAAGAACGGCACCACCGACCTGCTGGTGCACTGGGCGGTACGCGCGGTGCGCGGCCACATCGTCGCCATCCCCTGGGTGATGTTCGTGGTCACTGCGGTACTCACCGCGTTCGGTGCGCTTGGCCCGGCCGCAGTGGCGATCATCGGTCCGGTCGCGCTGCGCTTCGCCAAGCAGTACAACATCAACCCGCTGATGATGGGCCTGCTGGTGATCCATGGCGCACAGGCCGGCGGCTTTTCACCGATCAGCGTGTACGGCAGCATCACCAATGGGGTCGTGCAGAAAGCCGGGCTGGAGGTGACCGAGATGGCGGTGTTTCTGACCAGCCTTGGTTTCAACTTCATGATGGCCATCATCTGCTTCGTCGCCTTCGGTGGCATCGCGCTGCTGCGCCGCGGCTCGATCACGCTGGCCGGGACGGTTGGCAACGCCGGGCTTGCGATGGCCGGTGGCCCGCAGGCGTCGTCGCGGCAGTTTGCCATTGAAGGGCATGGCGCGCTGGTCGCCGCCGGTGGCGGCACGCTCAGCAACGATCCGGAGGCGCTGGAGGCAGTCGGCTTCACCCGCGAACGCCTGTTTACCCTGATCGGCCTGCTGGGCCTGGGCGTGGCCGCGCTGATCTACAACCTCAACGTCGGCCTGGTCTCGATCACCGTGGCCGTGGCGCTGGCGCTGCTGTCACCGCAGAGCCAGAAGGGCGCGGTCGATGGCATCAGCTGGTCCACCGTGCTGCTGATCTGCGGCGTGGTGACCTATATCGGCGTGCTGGAGCATGCCGGCGCGGTGGACTTCATCGGCCACGGTGTTTCCAGCATCGGCATTCCGCTGCTGGGTGCGCTGCTGGTCTGCTACGTCGGCGGCATCGTGTCCGCCTTCGCTTCGTCGGCGGCGGTGCTGGGCGCGACCATTCCGCTGGCGGTGCCGTTCCTGATGCAGGGCCATCTGGGCGCGGCCGGCGTGATCTGCGCGCTGGCGGTGTCATCCACCATCGTCGATGTCAGCCCGTTCTCGACCAACGGCGCGCTGGTGGTGGCCTCGGCAGCGAAGGAAGAGCGCGAAACGCTGTTCCGCCGCTTCCTGGTCTACAGCGGCCTGGTGGTGGCGTTCGGCCCGCTGCTGGCCTGGCTGGTGTTCGTGGTGCCGGGCTGGATGTAA
- a CDS encoding helix-turn-helix domain-containing protein yields MAIIITLDRMLQERGMTLSELAARIDITLANLSILKTGKARAIRFSTLDAICRELQCTPGDLLGHDPAQVQDGD; encoded by the coding sequence ATGGCGATCATCATCACCTTGGACCGCATGCTGCAGGAGCGGGGCATGACCCTGTCCGAGCTGGCGGCGCGCATCGATATCACTCTGGCGAACCTGTCGATCCTGAAGACCGGCAAGGCGCGCGCCATCCGCTTTTCCACCCTGGATGCCATCTGCCGGGAGCTGCAATGCACGCCCGGCGACCTGCTCGGGCATGACCCGGCGCAGGTGCAGGATGGTGACTGA
- a CDS encoding nucleoside hydrolase, which produces MLKVIFDTDPGVDDALALLYLHKHAQIDLIGVTTTFGNASVESTTHNALYLKQAWGFAAPVARGAAGPLQPEATPEAWPVHIHGHNGLGNHPVPAQLDVAADARPAHQLIIDLVRAHPGEVTLVAVGRMTNLALALQQAPDIAGLVRGVVLMGGAFHVNGNITPAAEANIWGDAEAADLVFTTDWPVTAIGLDVTTRVEMNRDGLDTLAALGGADAELVRALSQDYVDFYLQAGHKGMVVHDCCACIALTRPELFQFERASVRVATDGVARGMTIPKPEGMGFGPSVWDGHVLQSVAIGVDAAAVLADIEQTLKV; this is translated from the coding sequence ATGCTGAAAGTCATTTTCGATACCGACCCGGGCGTCGACGACGCCCTGGCCCTGCTGTACCTGCACAAGCACGCCCAGATCGACCTGATCGGCGTCACCACCACCTTCGGCAACGCCTCGGTGGAGTCGACCACCCACAATGCGCTGTACCTGAAGCAGGCCTGGGGCTTTGCCGCCCCGGTCGCGCGCGGCGCCGCTGGCCCGCTGCAGCCGGAAGCCACCCCGGAGGCCTGGCCGGTGCACATCCACGGCCACAACGGCCTGGGCAATCACCCGGTGCCGGCACAGCTGGATGTGGCCGCCGACGCCCGCCCGGCGCATCAGCTGATCATCGATCTGGTCCGTGCCCACCCGGGCGAAGTGACCCTGGTCGCGGTCGGCCGCATGACCAACCTGGCCCTGGCCCTGCAGCAGGCCCCGGACATCGCCGGCCTGGTGCGCGGCGTGGTGCTCATGGGCGGCGCCTTCCACGTCAACGGCAACATCACTCCGGCCGCCGAGGCCAACATCTGGGGCGACGCCGAAGCGGCCGACCTGGTGTTCACCACCGACTGGCCGGTCACCGCGATCGGCCTGGACGTGACCACCCGCGTGGAAATGAACCGCGATGGCCTGGACACGCTGGCTGCCCTCGGCGGCGCCGATGCCGAGCTGGTGCGGGCGTTGTCGCAGGACTACGTGGACTTCTACCTGCAGGCGGGCCACAAGGGCATGGTGGTGCACGACTGCTGCGCCTGCATCGCGCTGACCCGCCCGGAACTGTTCCAGTTCGAGCGCGCCAGCGTGCGCGTGGCCACTGACGGCGTTGCCCGTGGCATGACCATTCCCAAGCCGGAAGGCATGGGTTTCGGCCCCAGCGTGTGGGATGGCCACGTGCTGCAGTCCGTCGCCATCGGCGTGGATGCGGCCGCGGTACTGGCCGACATCGAGCAGACCCTGAAGGTCTGA
- a CDS encoding metallophosphoesterase — MVAVLSTIGLLMGLYVAWRLLWPLRMHAWLKIVLSLLLVAVAVQLRIVAAFWGTMASPEIPKLAIATLATGSTAVLLLALAMLVLDAGLLLSRLLRWPRAASALRGPKLRPMAGVLALLVSGYGISQGMAVPQTRQIEVAINDLPPRFDGYRVLQLTDIHASRLLTGDWVRKVVAGSNALKPDLIVITGDLIDGSVHARRDDARPLADLRAPDGVIAITGNHEYYAQYQDWMQAFRALHMQVLENSHLQVRRGDAALTIAGVTDPVAARYGLPLPDIDAALAGADRSAPVILLDHRPRNAREAAARGVALQLSGHTHGGQIIGMDQLVKRANGGFVSGRYEVDGMTLYVSNGAGLWAGFPARIGVPSEITLITLRRTL; from the coding sequence ATGGTTGCAGTGCTGAGTACGATCGGTTTGTTGATGGGCCTGTATGTGGCCTGGCGCCTGCTCTGGCCACTGCGCATGCACGCCTGGCTGAAGATCGTGCTGTCGCTGCTGCTGGTGGCCGTTGCCGTGCAGCTGCGCATCGTGGCTGCCTTCTGGGGCACGATGGCGTCACCGGAGATTCCGAAGCTGGCCATCGCCACGCTGGCCACCGGATCGACGGCGGTGCTGCTGCTGGCGTTGGCCATGCTGGTGCTGGATGCCGGCCTGCTGCTTTCCCGCCTGCTGCGCTGGCCACGCGCCGCGTCAGCGCTTCGCGGCCCGAAGCTGCGGCCGATGGCCGGCGTGCTGGCCCTGCTGGTCAGTGGCTATGGCATCAGCCAGGGCATGGCCGTGCCCCAGACCCGGCAGATTGAGGTGGCGATCAACGATCTGCCGCCCAGGTTCGACGGCTACCGCGTGCTGCAGCTGACCGACATCCACGCCAGCCGACTGCTGACAGGCGATTGGGTGCGCAAGGTGGTGGCCGGGAGCAACGCATTGAAGCCGGACCTGATCGTGATCACCGGCGATCTGATAGATGGCAGCGTGCACGCCCGCCGCGATGATGCGCGCCCGCTGGCCGATCTGCGCGCACCCGACGGCGTCATTGCCATCACCGGCAACCACGAGTACTACGCGCAGTACCAGGACTGGATGCAGGCGTTCCGCGCGCTGCACATGCAGGTGCTGGAGAACAGCCATCTGCAGGTGCGCCGCGGTGACGCTGCGCTGACCATCGCCGGTGTCACCGATCCGGTGGCGGCCCGCTATGGCCTGCCGTTGCCGGATATCGATGCCGCGCTGGCAGGGGCTGATCGGTCCGCGCCGGTGATCCTGCTCGATCACCGTCCGCGCAATGCGCGCGAGGCCGCCGCCCGTGGCGTGGCGCTGCAGCTGTCCGGGCATACCCATGGTGGGCAGATCATCGGCATGGACCAGCTGGTGAAGCGGGCCAACGGGGGTTTCGTCTCCGGGCGATACGAAGTCGATGGCATGACCTTGTACGTGAGCAACGGTGCCGGTCTTTGGGCAGGTTTCCCGGCGCGCATCGGCGTGCCATCGGAGATCACCCTGATCACGCTGCGCCGCACGCTGTGA
- a CDS encoding GNAT family N-acetyltransferase, whose protein sequence is MLDIPTLHTARLRLRPQRLDDFGVYAAFLASPRARGMGGPFGEVAAWGQFCHDLASWHLFGHGALMIERSDSGACIGQVGINHGPLFPEKELGWLLYDGHEGQGFATEAAGALRDWAFVVVQLPTLVSYMAPDNVASQAVAKRLGGVLDAQATRSDAQDLVYRYPAG, encoded by the coding sequence ATGCTTGATATCCCCACCCTGCACACCGCACGCCTACGGCTGCGCCCGCAACGACTGGACGACTTCGGCGTCTATGCCGCGTTCCTGGCCTCGCCGCGCGCACGCGGCATGGGCGGTCCGTTTGGCGAAGTGGCGGCCTGGGGCCAGTTCTGCCATGACCTGGCCAGCTGGCACCTGTTCGGCCACGGCGCGCTGATGATCGAGCGCAGCGACAGTGGCGCCTGCATCGGCCAGGTCGGCATCAATCACGGCCCGCTGTTCCCGGAAAAGGAACTGGGCTGGTTGCTGTACGACGGCCACGAAGGCCAGGGCTTTGCCACCGAAGCGGCCGGCGCGCTGCGCGACTGGGCATTCGTGGTGGTGCAGCTGCCGACCCTGGTCAGCTACATGGCGCCGGACAATGTCGCCTCGCAGGCAGTGGCAAAGCGCCTGGGCGGCGTGCTCGATGCGCAGGCCACGCGCAGCGACGCGCAGGATCTGGTGTACCGCTACCCCGCGGGGTAG
- a CDS encoding MFS transporter, whose product MTAARQRSMWVAGLSTVVEWYDFTLYLYFATVLSRVFFGGGEQALLVTLAGFAVSYLMRPLGALCFGHLGDRLGRRWMLLASMALMAAAMLATALLPTAATAGATAGVLMLVLRCVMAFSVGGEYTGVVAYLLESAPLRRRGLVTSLASAASEVGALLAVAISALTVALLPTPQLDSWGWRIPFFVGAALALVILVARSGMHESPEFERQRRNGSIPATPLRHVLRNHPAAVARTFAISALGSITYYVGITYVPAFLHARGHDEGDALWLSTIAAVAVIAITPLCGALSDRVGRRPVLLGLTLLAALLPLSLFAWMAQATTLGIVLAAVLLACVAGGVSAVAAPASAEQFPGEGRVSGLALGVTMATAVFGGATPWLAQWWVERSGWAAAPGAMIALVAVLVLPVLWTLPETAPGRVKR is encoded by the coding sequence ATGACTGCAGCACGGCAGCGCTCGATGTGGGTGGCCGGCCTGTCCACGGTGGTGGAGTGGTACGACTTCACCCTGTACCTGTATTTCGCCACGGTGCTGTCGCGGGTGTTCTTCGGCGGCGGCGAGCAGGCTTTGCTGGTCACCCTGGCCGGCTTCGCGGTGTCCTATCTGATGCGTCCGCTGGGCGCGCTGTGCTTCGGTCACCTCGGTGATCGCCTCGGCCGACGCTGGATGCTGCTGGCCTCGATGGCACTGATGGCCGCGGCGATGCTGGCCACCGCACTGCTGCCGACCGCGGCGACGGCCGGTGCCACCGCCGGCGTCCTGATGCTGGTCCTGCGCTGTGTGATGGCATTCTCGGTGGGTGGCGAATACACCGGCGTGGTGGCCTACCTGCTGGAAAGCGCACCGCTGCGGCGACGGGGCCTGGTGACCTCGCTGGCCTCGGCGGCCAGTGAAGTGGGTGCGCTGCTGGCGGTGGCGATCTCCGCGCTCACGGTCGCGCTGCTGCCCACGCCGCAGCTGGACAGCTGGGGCTGGCGCATTCCGTTCTTCGTCGGCGCCGCACTGGCGCTGGTGATCCTGGTCGCACGCTCGGGCATGCACGAATCACCCGAATTCGAGCGCCAGCGCCGCAACGGCAGCATTCCGGCCACGCCGCTGCGGCATGTGCTGCGCAACCATCCCGCTGCGGTGGCGCGCACCTTCGCGATCTCCGCACTGGGCTCGATCACCTATTACGTGGGCATCACCTACGTGCCAGCGTTCCTGCATGCGCGGGGGCATGACGAGGGCGATGCGTTGTGGCTGTCGACGATCGCGGCGGTGGCGGTGATCGCGATCACCCCGCTGTGCGGCGCATTGTCGGATCGCGTCGGCCGTCGGCCGGTGCTGCTGGGGCTGACCCTGCTGGCGGCCCTGCTGCCGCTGTCGCTGTTTGCGTGGATGGCGCAGGCGACGACGCTGGGCATCGTGCTGGCCGCAGTGCTGCTGGCCTGCGTGGCCGGTGGCGTGAGTGCGGTGGCGGCCCCTGCCAGCGCCGAACAGTTCCCGGGCGAAGGCCGGGTCAGCGGGTTGGCACTGGGCGTGACCATGGCCACCGCGGTGTTCGGCGGCGCGACACCGTGGCTGGCGCAATGGTGGGTGGAACGCAGCGGCTGGGCGGCGGCGCCGGGCGCGATGATCGCGCTGGTGGCGGTGCTGGTGCTGCCCGTGCTGTGGACCCTGCCCGAGACGGCCCCGGGCAGGGTCAAGCGCTAG
- a CDS encoding DUF2975 domain-containing protein translates to MCWLGILAALLAVPLVAHDRRWLLDSVHDTAAAAAHGSDLFLHFCLGLGAIIALLVLCLLFLRHLLRLLKSAARERPFTHANAQRLQHMAWLMLAMELLSILIGAYAAWMGPDFTWMEVGGGMSITGLVAVLMLFVLARVFAVGAAMRDDLDGVI, encoded by the coding sequence ATGTGCTGGCTGGGCATCCTGGCCGCCCTGCTGGCCGTGCCGCTGGTCGCCCATGATCGTCGCTGGCTGCTCGACAGCGTGCATGACACCGCTGCGGCGGCCGCGCACGGCAGCGACCTGTTCCTGCATTTCTGCCTGGGGCTGGGCGCGATCATTGCGCTGCTGGTGCTGTGCCTGCTGTTCCTGCGTCACCTGCTGCGGCTGCTGAAGTCGGCCGCGCGTGAGCGTCCGTTCACCCACGCCAATGCACAGCGCCTGCAGCACATGGCCTGGCTGATGCTGGCCATGGAACTGCTGTCGATCCTGATCGGGGCCTACGCGGCCTGGATGGGGCCGGACTTCACCTGGATGGAAGTCGGCGGCGGCATGTCGATCACCGGCCTGGTGGCGGTACTGATGCTGTTCGTGCTGGCGCGGGTGTTTGCCGTGGGCGCGGCGATGCGTGACGACCTGGACGGTGTGATCTGA